One Phragmites australis chromosome 23, lpPhrAust1.1, whole genome shotgun sequence DNA window includes the following coding sequences:
- the LOC133906167 gene encoding F-box/LRR-repeat protein 3-like isoform X2, translating to MAMATHHQPKRRRFSPAPPPLASLADELIFLVLDRVAAADPRALKSFSLASRACHAAESRHRRVLRPLRADLLPAALARYPSASRLDLSLCPRVADATLAAASGSAAPSLRAVDLSRSRGFGASGIAALVAACPDLADLDLSNGVDLGDAAAAEVARMRRLQRLSLSRCKAVTDMGLGCVAVGCSDLRELSLKWCLGVTDLGLELLALKCKKLTTLDLSYTMVTKERFASIMKLPKLEVLALVGCVGIDDDALGCLEKVCNKSLQVLDISNCQNVTDEGVSSVLKSIPNLLELNLSYCCPVTPSMVSSFQSIAKLQTLKLEGCKFMADGLKGIGRSCVSVKELSLSKCSGVTDTELSFVVSRLKNLLKLDITCCRDITDVSLAAITSSCTSLISLKMESCSHVTSGGLQLIGKHCSHLEELDLTDNDLDDEGLKALARCSKLSSLKIGICLRISDEGLSHIGKSGGISDNGVTQIAQGCPMLESINLSYCTGITDRSLMSLSRCANLNTLEIRGCPTVSSSGISEIAVGCRLLSKLDIKKCFEINDVGMLYLSQFSHSLRQINLSYCSVSDIGLLSLSSICGLQNMTIVHLAGITPNGLIVALMVCGGLTKVKLHSAFKSMMPPHMLKNVKARGCVFQWINKPYKVELEPCDVWKQQSQDVLVR from the exons ATGGCCATGGCAACCCACCACCAACCCAAGCGCCGGCGCTTctcccccgcgccgccgccgctcgcctcGCTCGCCGACGAGCTTATCTTCCTCGTCCTCGACCGCGTCGCTGCCGCCGACCCGCGCGCGCTCAAGTCCTTCTCGCTCGCCTCCCGCGCCTGCCACGCCGCCGAGTCCCGCCACCGCCGCGTCCTCCGCCCGCTCCGGGCCGACCTCCTCCCCGCCGCGCTCGCCCGCTACCCCTCTGCCTCACGCCTCGACCTCTCCCTCTGCCCGCGCGTCGCCGACGCCACCcttgccgccgcctccggctcCGCAGCGCCATCCCTCCGCGCCGTCGACCTCTCCCGCTCCAGGGGGTTCGGTGCCTCCGGCATCGCCGCGCTCGTCGCCGCCTGCCCCGACCTCGCGGACCTCGACCTGTCCAATGGGGTCGATCTTGgggacgccgcggcggcggaggtggcgcGGATGCGGCGCCTCCAGAGGCTCTCGCTGTCGCGGTGCAAGGCGGTCACCGACATGGGGCTCGGGTGCGTCGCCGTCGGGTGCTCGGACCTGCGGGAGCTCTCGCTCAAGTGGTGCCTTGGGGTCACGGATTTGGGACTGGAGCTCCTGGCCCTCAAATGCAAGAAGCTCACAACCCTGGATCTCTCCTACACCATG GTCACAAAAGAGCGCTTTGCATCCATCATGAAGCTACCCAAGCTTGAAGTGTTGGCACTGGTGGGCTGTGTTGGAATTGATGATGATGCCCTTGGTTGTCTTGAGAAAGTATGCAACAAATCATTACAG GTGCTTGATATATCAAATTGTCAGAATGTCACTGATGAGGGAGTCTCATCCGTATTGAAGTCGATACCAAATCTATTGGAACTGAACCTCTCATACTGCTGTCCT GTTACTCCTTCTATGGTGAGCAGCTTCCAAAGTATTGCTAAATTGCAGACCCTGAAGCTGGAAGGCTGCAAGTTCATGGCTGATGGACTAAAAGGCATTGGAAGGTCTTGTGTTTCTGTTAAGGAGTTAAGTCTGAGCAAGTGCTCTGGAGTGACAGATACGGAACTTTCTTTTGTTGTGTCAAGACTAAAGAATTTGCTGAAGCTGGACATTACTTGTTGTCGTGATATCACTGATGTTTCACTAGCTGCCATCACTAGTTCATGCACTTCCCTCATCTCTCTGAAAATGGAGTCCTGTAGCCATGTTACCAGCGGAGGACTCCAACTTATTGGAAAGCACTGTTCTCACTTGGAAGAGTTGGACCTTACTGACAATGATTTGGATGATGAAG GGTTGAAAGCTCTCGCCAGATGCAGCAAACTGTCGAGCCTAAAAATTGGCATTTGCTTGAGGATAAGTGATGAAGGTCTAAGCCACATTGGAAA GTCTGGTGGCATCAGTGATAATGGGGTTACTCAAATTGCGCAAGGCTGTCCAATGCTAGAGTCTATCAATCTGTCCTACTGTACAGGAATAACAGACCGTTCACTAATGTCACTCTCAAGATGTGCAAACCTGAACACGCTGGAGATTCGTGGCTGCCCCACGGTTTCATCATCTGGGATCTCAGAAATAGCAGTGGGATGTAGGCTACTTTCCAAGCTTGATATTAAGAAGTGCTTTGAGATCAATGATGTGGGGATGCTTTACCTTTCTCAATTTTCTCACAGCCTCCGTCAG ATAAACTTGTCATATTGTTCGGTCTCCGATATTGGACTCCTTTCCCTTTCCAGCATATGTGGCTTGCAGAACATGACCATTGTACATTTAGCAGGTATTACGCCTAATGGCTTGATAGTTGCTCTAATGGTCTGTGGTGGTTTGACAAAAGTGAAACTTCATTCAGCATTCAAATCCATGATGCCTCCTCACATGCTCAAAAATGTCAAGGCACGTGGTTGTGTTTTCCAGTGGATCAATAAACCATACAAG GTTGAGCTTGAACCGTGTGATGTATGGAAGCAACAGTCACAAGATGTGCTTGTACGATGA
- the LOC133906167 gene encoding F-box/LRR-repeat protein 3-like isoform X1 → MAMATHHQPKRRRFSPAPPPLASLADELIFLVLDRVAAADPRALKSFSLASRACHAAESRHRRVLRPLRADLLPAALARYPSASRLDLSLCPRVADATLAAASGSAAPSLRAVDLSRSRGFGASGIAALVAACPDLADLDLSNGVDLGDAAAAEVARMRRLQRLSLSRCKAVTDMGLGCVAVGCSDLRELSLKWCLGVTDLGLELLALKCKKLTTLDLSYTMVTKERFASIMKLPKLEVLALVGCVGIDDDALGCLEKVCNKSLQVLDISNCQNVTDEGVSSVLKSIPNLLELNLSYCCPVTPSMVSSFQSIAKLQTLKLEGCKFMADGLKGIGRSCVSVKELSLSKCSGVTDTELSFVVSRLKNLLKLDITCCRDITDVSLAAITSSCTSLISLKMESCSHVTSGGLQLIGKHCSHLEELDLTDNDLDDEGLKALARCSKLSSLKIGICLRISDEGLSHIGKYCPELREIDLYRSGGISDNGVTQIAQGCPMLESINLSYCTGITDRSLMSLSRCANLNTLEIRGCPTVSSSGISEIAVGCRLLSKLDIKKCFEINDVGMLYLSQFSHSLRQINLSYCSVSDIGLLSLSSICGLQNMTIVHLAGITPNGLIVALMVCGGLTKVKLHSAFKSMMPPHMLKNVKARGCVFQWINKPYKVELEPCDVWKQQSQDVLVR, encoded by the exons ATGGCCATGGCAACCCACCACCAACCCAAGCGCCGGCGCTTctcccccgcgccgccgccgctcgcctcGCTCGCCGACGAGCTTATCTTCCTCGTCCTCGACCGCGTCGCTGCCGCCGACCCGCGCGCGCTCAAGTCCTTCTCGCTCGCCTCCCGCGCCTGCCACGCCGCCGAGTCCCGCCACCGCCGCGTCCTCCGCCCGCTCCGGGCCGACCTCCTCCCCGCCGCGCTCGCCCGCTACCCCTCTGCCTCACGCCTCGACCTCTCCCTCTGCCCGCGCGTCGCCGACGCCACCcttgccgccgcctccggctcCGCAGCGCCATCCCTCCGCGCCGTCGACCTCTCCCGCTCCAGGGGGTTCGGTGCCTCCGGCATCGCCGCGCTCGTCGCCGCCTGCCCCGACCTCGCGGACCTCGACCTGTCCAATGGGGTCGATCTTGgggacgccgcggcggcggaggtggcgcGGATGCGGCGCCTCCAGAGGCTCTCGCTGTCGCGGTGCAAGGCGGTCACCGACATGGGGCTCGGGTGCGTCGCCGTCGGGTGCTCGGACCTGCGGGAGCTCTCGCTCAAGTGGTGCCTTGGGGTCACGGATTTGGGACTGGAGCTCCTGGCCCTCAAATGCAAGAAGCTCACAACCCTGGATCTCTCCTACACCATG GTCACAAAAGAGCGCTTTGCATCCATCATGAAGCTACCCAAGCTTGAAGTGTTGGCACTGGTGGGCTGTGTTGGAATTGATGATGATGCCCTTGGTTGTCTTGAGAAAGTATGCAACAAATCATTACAG GTGCTTGATATATCAAATTGTCAGAATGTCACTGATGAGGGAGTCTCATCCGTATTGAAGTCGATACCAAATCTATTGGAACTGAACCTCTCATACTGCTGTCCT GTTACTCCTTCTATGGTGAGCAGCTTCCAAAGTATTGCTAAATTGCAGACCCTGAAGCTGGAAGGCTGCAAGTTCATGGCTGATGGACTAAAAGGCATTGGAAGGTCTTGTGTTTCTGTTAAGGAGTTAAGTCTGAGCAAGTGCTCTGGAGTGACAGATACGGAACTTTCTTTTGTTGTGTCAAGACTAAAGAATTTGCTGAAGCTGGACATTACTTGTTGTCGTGATATCACTGATGTTTCACTAGCTGCCATCACTAGTTCATGCACTTCCCTCATCTCTCTGAAAATGGAGTCCTGTAGCCATGTTACCAGCGGAGGACTCCAACTTATTGGAAAGCACTGTTCTCACTTGGAAGAGTTGGACCTTACTGACAATGATTTGGATGATGAAG GGTTGAAAGCTCTCGCCAGATGCAGCAAACTGTCGAGCCTAAAAATTGGCATTTGCTTGAGGATAAGTGATGAAGGTCTAAGCCACATTGGAAAGTATTGCCCAGAACTCCGAGAAATTGATTTGTACAG GTCTGGTGGCATCAGTGATAATGGGGTTACTCAAATTGCGCAAGGCTGTCCAATGCTAGAGTCTATCAATCTGTCCTACTGTACAGGAATAACAGACCGTTCACTAATGTCACTCTCAAGATGTGCAAACCTGAACACGCTGGAGATTCGTGGCTGCCCCACGGTTTCATCATCTGGGATCTCAGAAATAGCAGTGGGATGTAGGCTACTTTCCAAGCTTGATATTAAGAAGTGCTTTGAGATCAATGATGTGGGGATGCTTTACCTTTCTCAATTTTCTCACAGCCTCCGTCAG ATAAACTTGTCATATTGTTCGGTCTCCGATATTGGACTCCTTTCCCTTTCCAGCATATGTGGCTTGCAGAACATGACCATTGTACATTTAGCAGGTATTACGCCTAATGGCTTGATAGTTGCTCTAATGGTCTGTGGTGGTTTGACAAAAGTGAAACTTCATTCAGCATTCAAATCCATGATGCCTCCTCACATGCTCAAAAATGTCAAGGCACGTGGTTGTGTTTTCCAGTGGATCAATAAACCATACAAG GTTGAGCTTGAACCGTGTGATGTATGGAAGCAACAGTCACAAGATGTGCTTGTACGATGA